The following is a genomic window from Prevotella nigrescens.
AGAGCCGTCGCCTGTACTCTTTATAGAAACGTGATATACTTTCGCTTGTAACGGTGCAGCCGCAAAAAGCAAGCTGATTCCAACCGCAAAAAAATAAGAATGCTTCATATCTCAATATGTTTTGGTTAATGTAAATCGGGACAAATATTATCTCATATCAGTGCAAATACCCTCATTTTCCTTTAGAAACCTTGATAAGCAACAGCCCTATGGCTGTCCAAATAAGTTCTCTAAGACGCACGATAAGGGCTACAAAGATGCCTGCATTGGCTGTAAGTCCTAAGCCAGAGACCGACATCAGGAAGCCACCTTCGCGCCCACCGAGTTGCAAAGGCATAAAAAACAGCATGTTGGCAAACAGTGTTGTAAAGGAAATAATGAGAATACAGTTCAGGTAATTCACGCTTGGAAACAGCACAAGCAATATGAAGAAAACTTCAAGAGCACTGCAAACACGGCACAGAAGTTCGATAAACACCACCGAAAAGAATGTCTTTGGGTCTTGATTGTGCAGTGCTGCCACCTGTTTATCGATGTTTTCCAACCGTTCGCGGTTCTCTTCGATGTACCGGCACGCCCATTTCTTAACGCCAGGGATATGTCGCAGGAGATTCATACCGCGGACAGCAAGTCCCTTTTTATACCCGGAGAAGAAGAACCAAATAGCTGTCAGACAGAAAACACAGCCCACAGAGAGCATAATAGCCATAAAAACACTGACGTGCTGCGTAAGAATGAAGAGCGGAATGGAAAGCAACCAGAACCAGAAATGACTGAAAATATGCGTCATAACAAACAAGAGCACCGACGAGGTTGCACGTTCTACGCCTATATGGGGCGACAATTCCATAATGCGATAAGGCTCGCCACCCATCAATCCACCCGGTGTGGCATAGTTCAGGGCAAACCCTGAGACGCTGATTTTATAGAGATACCAGAACGGAACCATACGTTTGTCGTCGCCTTTGGTCTGACTTTTGATGATGATATACCAAGAGGTAGTATTGAAAATATAAAGAAAAGCCCACAATACCACCACCGCAAAGAACCAATAGCCTGCGTGTTGCAGTCCACGCCATACTTCGGCAAAGTCCAATTGTGTTACCATTATCACCAAGACTACAATACCGAAGAGGAAAAAACCGTTCTGATATTTCTTTTTCATAGGCTTTTTTCTTTTATAGAAAATAGAAAACGAGGCAACTCCGTCCGTACAAAGCAGCACCGAAACTCCGAGTTACCCACGCAACTATTTCTCATTTCAATTATTCTTCCTTTCGTTTTGGCACGGCAAAGCGCACCTTCTCGCTGTCGTCGCGACGTTCCTTGTAGAGTTTTGCCAACGGATTGCCCATCGGTTCATCGTATTCCTTGCGATGACGGAAGATGTCTATGGCAAGGAAAATGGCGTGGCGCATTGGCATAGCATCGGCAACGCCCTTGCCTGCAATACTGAAATTGGCAGGTGTTTCGGGTGCAGTGCGCACCAATGGCAGCCCTGCAAGATAGTTTACGCCCCCTTCTACCGTTAGCGAACGGAAAGGAGTGAGTCCCTGTTCGTAGTACATAGCAAGCACACCATCGAACTGTTCCCAATCGCTACCACCGAAAAACTTATCCGCAGCGTATGGTCCGAAAGCCTGTATGCCCTCTTTTTCGAGTGCTGCAATGGCAGGTTCAATCACCTCTTGTTCCTCTGAACCGAGCAAACCATTGTCGCCTGCCTTCGGATTGAGTGCCAAAAGGGCGATGCGCGGATTAGAAATGCGGAAGTCGCGGCGTATGCTATGGTGCAGCAAACGTCCGTTTTCGGTAAGCCCTTCAATAGAAATAGACTCTGCAACTTGCTTCAACGGCAGGTTGCGAGTAGCCAAGGCAATGCGCAGTTTCTCGCTTACAAGCATAGAGAGCGTTGGTTCTTCAGCCGGCAGATGGTCTTCAATGTATCGGCTCTGCCCACTGAAATGGAACTGCTCACTGTTTTCTATCGGTGCAGTAACCAAGACATCGAAGCCCCCTGCACGGTAATCAGCCAATGCACGGTCGATTGCAAGCAAGCCAGCGTTGCCCGATTCCTCAGTAGGAACACCAAGTTCCACCTTTATTTCCTCGTCGAAAACAGGTATAAAGTTTATTCTATTGTCTTGAATCTCGCTTATATCATTGATGATAGTGAAGGTTGCCTCCAACCTTAAGGCATTGCGATGATACGTAGCAACCTTTGGAGAGCCATATATAATAGGTGTGCAAAGCTCCAACATCGTTGGTTCCTCAAAGGCTTTGAATATCAGTTCGTATCCTATTCCGTTCGTATCGCCGTGCGTAATGGCTACTCGGACTTTTCTATTGTTGTTCATAACTTATTCTGTATATATGTGTTTCTTGTTTTTATTCTTGCTTGTTTCTTGTATAGAGGGCAGCCTCCAATCGGCGCACAAGGTTCCGTTTCTTGGTTTCGGGCGCATATACAAAGGCTTCTGTCACTACTATGCGATTGCCTTTAGGCTGCCAATAGGCTACGAAAGCACCGCCCATGGCGTCGTTCTTCATTTCCCAAAGCCCCCGTACCGTAACGGAGTTGCCCCGTCCGCGTGTTACTGAAGCGATGGAAGCGGTTCGCATGTACATTCCTCTCTGCTCTCCGAGAATGTTTCTTCGCATCACACTGTCGCGCTGATGGCGGAAATCGCCCTTGCCAATGCTGTACAGACAGATATTAACCATACCTGACGGTGCATTGTTCGACAGCCAAAGGAAGTCCTTCCCAACTCTGCTGGCAGTTAAATCGGCAGGCACTCGCATAGCAATGCCAAACATCTTGCGTATCGTTGCTTCTGCCTTTGCATTCGGTTGCTTCGCTATATCCGCCTGCGTGCGGTGCAGTTCAACCTTCGTAAGGTAGTTTCGCAACGTTTGCCCCTGCTTTTCCAAGAATGCTTTCAGCTTCGGCAACGACGGAGCGGCAACGGTTACGATAACCTGTGGCTGTGCATACACGTTCTGCCTACTGCTTATGCTCACGCCTTTTTGACGTTGATTGATGGACAGCACAACTATGTTGCGCACCATTTTGCTATCGCCCTGCAACTTTTCGGACGCTATTTCCACCACGTCGAACGACGGTTCTGCCTGCGGTAGTCCCACTATCGGTGCCGAAAGCACGTTGTACAGAAGGCTGTCGCTATCGCCCACCACCACAACTTCGTAGGCTTTGCCGTAGCTTGCTGGGCGAAACATGCTGTTCTTGCAACTCGTCAGCAACAGCATTGCCACGAGTGCAACGAGCGAAAATAGCCTACGCACGTTCATCAGCAATCTTCTTTGCCGTGGAAAGCAAGCCGCAAGCTGCAAAAATATCTTGCCCACGACTGGCACGTATGGTTGTAAACACGCCATGCTGGGTGAGGTAATTGCGGAACTCCTCCATCTTCTTGTCGTCTACGCCGTGCAGCGGAACGTTGGGAATGGTGTGGAAGCGAATCAGGTTAATCCTGCAATCCAACCCCTTCAGCAACTTTATGATTTCCTTTGCGTGGCGTTCCGAATCGTTCACACCTTTGAAAACGATGTACTCGAACGACAAGCGGCGTTGGTGCGAGAAGTCGTAATTGCGCAACAACTCTACGATGTCGGCAATCGACATACCACGCTCGCCGGGCATAATCTCTGCCCGCTCGGCAGGAATGGGCGAGTGCATGCTTATTGCAACGTGGCAGTCGCTCTCTTCGAGAAACCGTTTCAGCTTGGTCTTCACACCGATTGAACTCACCGTAATGCGCTTTGGCGACCACGCATAACCATAGTCGGCAGTCATTATCTGCGTTGTTCGCAATACATTGTCATAGTTGTCCATCGGTTCGCCCTGTCCCATAAACACGATGTTGGTTAGCTTTTCGCGCTCGGGCAGCGAGTATATCTGGTTCAATATGTCGGTGGCAGAGAGGTTTCCCTCGAAGCCTTGCTTGCCTGTCTGACAGAAAAGGCAGTTCATTTTGCAGCCCACTTGCGACGAAACGCAGAGCGTGGCACGGTCGTCGTCGGGGATATACACCGACTCTACAAACTTTCCGTCGTCCGTTGGAAACAGATACTTGATGGTTCCGTCCTTCGAATACTGTGCGTCGATGTGCTTTTTGCAACCTATGGTGTAAGCCGCTTTCAGCTTTTCGCGATTGGCTTTCGACAGGTTTGTCATCTCGTCAATCGATGTTATATGCTGCGTATAGAGCCACTTTGCCATTTGTCCGCCCGTAAAGGCAGGCATACCGAGTTCCTTTGCAACCGTTTTCAGTTCCAAAAGGTTCATTCCCATAAGTGGTTTCCTTGCGACTTCCATATCTTGTTCTCTGTATATAGATGCTGCAAAGATAACGAAAAAATAAGGAATAACCACGTTTTTCTGTCGAATAATAGAGGAATTAGCGACAAGAAAACGTGGTTATTCTTTAGCGAAAGCAATGTTTTCTAAATCGAAGGCTTCGAAGTGCCGCGCTTGAAAAGCATAGTTTCGTTGCCCGTGCCGAAATATTTCAACACCAATTCGTTCTGATTTACATATTCTAAACAGTGAAGTTGCACTACACTGTGTCCTTTACCGTCTTCCTCAGATGTAGAAAGATACATCTCGCCATACTCTTCTTTCCAGCCTAAGTCCCATTTTCCTTTACTTATGGAATCTTCTTCTATTTCCCAATCACCATAAATTACTTCATCGCCTTTTTTAATACGCTTGCGAGTAAGAAACTTTTCATAGGTTTCTAACTTGCCTTTTTCCATAAAATTGTAGGCTATGTAGCAATATCTGGTGTCGCTTTGTTCTTCATAATACCATTGTCCCAACACTCTTTCATGGTAGAGTTTGCGCACGGCAATGGTCTTTTCTCCCTCTGGGGTAAGCTCTGGTTCTCTGTGGCACGACATCAGCGACATTGCCATAGCGCAGCAAGTCATAAATAAAAATACTACTTTCTTCATCGTTTAATTTCTTTTTATCATTTTTATATAGCTTATAACGAAAGCATAAACGCTTTATTGTGAAGCCCGAACAAGAAAAATACACACTTTTAGGTATTGCCAAAACACTGTGTTCTTTCTACTTTTGCCTTGTCATAATAAACTAAAAAACAAACAGGACAATGGAAACAAAACAACTTTCGAGCATACCTGAAACGATGCTGATAACGCTTTGGGCAAAGGCAACCGAAACGGAAGAGGGCAACGGACTGCTCCACGACGAAATAGCAAGACAGATTATCAGCAACATCGACTACGATTTCACGAAGTTCAAACACGGCAAACTCTCGCAAATAGGTTGCTGCATTCGTGCCAATCTGATAGACGAAGAGGCGAGAAACTTCCTCAACAAACACCCCGACGCCATAGTTATACAGCTTGGTGCAGGTCTTGACGCACGCTACCAGCGTATGGGCTGCCCGCAAGTTACGCAGTGGTTCGACCTCGACCTTGAGGAAGTAATCAACATAAGAGCGCATTTTATGCCCGAAACCGAAAAGAACAGCTACTTGAAAATGTCGATGTTCGACAGCCAATGGATAGAAAAGGTGAAGGCTTACCACAAGCCTGTGCTGATAATAATAGAAGGTGTGCTGATGTATTTTAAGCCCGAACAGGTTAAAAGTTTCTTCCAAATGGTTTGCGAACAGTTGGGCGAGGCTACCATCTTGTTCGATATGCTTGCCTTCTTCGCACTTAAACACAGCAAGCAGCACGAAACCGTGAAGAAAATAAACGGCAACGTACAGTTCCTGTGGTCGGAACTGAACACGAAAATAATGGAAACGTGGCACGACAAGCTGCACGTTGCCCACGAATACTATATGAGCGACTACGACCAAGGGCGTATACCGCTCGTCTTGCGCTTACTTTACAAGCTGCCTTTCTTCTACAAACGTTTCAATCAGCGCATTGTTCGGGTAGAAGTAAAATAATGGAAGAAAAGGCAAAATAGGTGTAAATATTTTTTATAAGTATATCTATTGCATAACACCCTTATTATCAGCGCATTGTAAAAACCGTTGTTTCGCATCACAAAAGCGGCTCTTTTGCACGGCAAAAGAGTGGTTTTTGGCGCACCAAACAATGGTTTTTGAGCCGCAAAACAGCCTCTATCGTTTTTCGTTAGAATTATCTTTACAAAATAAGAAGTGTGCTGCGTTATAGAAATCATAGGAGTCCTAAGTATCCTATGGCATCTAATAAAACAACTCATCGCGCCCTAACCTTCGCAAATTACCAATGAAATAGCGAGAAGATATGGGGCGAGATGAGTTGGACTATGGTGTTGCGAGGGGGTTATCCAAATGCAAAGTTGATGATGAAGAGGAGGGAAAGAATACAAAGTGTCCAGTTTAAGTCTTTCCAACGACCTGTACAGAGTTTCATAATGGCAAAAGACAGAATGCCAAGACAAATACCATCGGCAATGGAATAGCATAAAACCATCGTTATCATTGTTATGAAAGCAGGGAAAGCCTCGGTCATATCCTGCAGGTTTATCTTCTTTACAGAGTCGAGCATCAGCACACCTACCATGATAAGCGCACCACTTGTGGCTGCACTTGGTATGAGCAAGAAGATAGGAGAGAGGAACAAAGAGAGTAAGAACATACCGCCTACAACAAGCGAAGTTACACCCGAACGACCGCCTTCGGCTATTCCGCTTGCGCTTTCTATATAGGTAGAGATGGTAGAACTGCCGAGCATGGCTCCGCAAGTAGTACCAATGGCATCGCTCATCATCGCTTCGCTGACACGTGGAATGCTTCCGTCTTCGCGTACGATACCCGTTTTTTCAGCCAAACCCATCAGGGTTCCGATGGTATCGAAGATATTGACGATTAGCAATGAGAAGACAACGAGAACTGTTTTAAGGTTCAATAAGCCAGAAAAGTCGAACTTACAGAAGATGGGTGAAATGTCTTGAGGAGCAGAAACAGGCAGCCAATGGTCGGGAAACATTGTAACACCCATTGGAATACCAACAATTGTGGCAACAATAATGCCCCAGAACAGTGCACCTTTCACCTTGCGTGCCATAAGAATACCGCTAAGTAAGGTGGCGAAAATGCCCAATAGGCAAGGGGCAGTGAAAGCACCCAAGCCCACGAAAGTACCTTCTTTAGCAACAATTATTCCTGCATTTTTAAGACCAATGAAGGCAATGAACATACCGATACCTGCCGAAATGGCATAGCGTAGGTTGTTTGGAATGGCATTGAATATCATTTCCCGCACGTTGAAGAACGTTATCAAGATGAATACAATGCCCTCGATGAGCAGAATGGCGAGCGAGTTTTGCCACGAATAGCCCATTGCCTGGCAAAGCGTATAGGCAAAGAATGCGTTGAGTCCCATTGACGGGGCTTGTGCAAAAGGCAACTTTGCCATGAAAGCAAGTAGCAAGGTTGCAATAGCCGAAGCCAAAGCCGTTGCCGTAAATAGAGCACCTTGACTCATGCCGGTGGACATAAGGATTGACGGATTCACTGCCAGAATGTAGCTCATCGTGAGGAATGTCGTAACACCAGCTATCAGTTCGGTGCGCAACTTCATTGTTTTAGGGTCGAAACCTAAGGCTTTTTCCAAGATTTTCATAGGTCTTTAAAGTTTTTATTTTGATTATTATTTGTTGTCGTTCGTGTTCTTAAGCCAATTGTCTATCAGCATTCGGGCTATTGAAAGCTTCTCGGGCAAGGTGGGCAGATTGTCTTTTCTGAACCAGCTGCCCTTGCAAAGCTCGCTCCATTGCAAATGTATTTCGCCTCCGGCGTAGTCGGCGTTGTAGCCCACCATTACGCCACTGGGGTACGGCCACGGCTGCGAACCGAAGTAACGGAGATTGTCTATTCGTATTCCCGTCTCTTCCATAACCTCTCTGTGCACGGCTTCCTCGAAGGTTTCGCCTGTTTCCACGAAGCCTGCAACTAAGCCGTAGTGGTTGTCTTTAAAGTTATTGGCACGCACCAAGAGTACTTCATCGCCACGATGAACCAAGACAATGACGGCTGGCGATACCTGTGGCCACACCTCTTTGCCGCAGTTTGTGCAGCGTTTGGATATTCCGCTGTTCAGCTTCATCGGTGCTCCGCAAACGCCGCAGAAGCGTGTGTTCTGGTTCCAGTATAGCAGTTCGTGGCATTTTCCTGCTTTCAGATAAAACGCTTGCGGCAGTTTGTAATAGCTGTTGCGCAGTCCGCACATCTCGAACGAGGGGTTATCGGTCAGCGGCATGTCTATGTTCACCGCCTTAACGTCCGTTCCGTCGGGCATGAGGTCTATATCCAATACTTGCGACCATGCTTTCAGTGGGGCAGGACAGTGCTCTGATAAGGGGATAGTATAACCGTCGGCGGTCTTTTCCAATACGATGTCGGTCTTGCAAAATACAAACCAATATGACTTCATCTTCGTATTTTTTCCTTTCCTTGTTATGTCTTTGGCTTATTCTCCGAACAGTATTTTGCGGTCTCGGGCAGCAGCCTTGTCGGTCCATTCCGTAGGTACGAACTTCCAGTTATGATTGGGTTGTGGATTCAATGTTCCCGCTTTCTTGATTTCTTCCATAAGATAATGGCGTTGGTCGCGCTCGCTTCGCCATACAATGCGGCTCTTCAGCTGCTCTTGCGGAATGCCTGCGCCCTTGGTAAGGAGCTCTCCTCCGCCATTGCCGCGATAGCTGTTTACGGCTACCTTATAGTATTTTGTTTCGTCGAAAGGCTGTCCGTTGCTCATTCTTAGTATGTTTACCTTCTGCCCGTAAGGCTTTGTAACGTCCACTTCGTAGTCAATTCCTGCAGCAGAGTCGAAGTTGAACGAGAAGTTTTTAAAGCCCAAGCGTTGCGAATCGTCCCTTGTGTCTTCCGAAAGCAACAGCAAATGGTCGTCAGCCGACTTCATTGTGTTCACCCAAAGGTTATAGCTCATCTCCAAATAGTTCTTGATTTCCTTGCCTGTCAGCTTCATAATGTAGAGCTGGTTCTCGTATTTGTAAAGGCTGAACATATCGCCTACGGTGATTGCACCAGCTTTAATGGACGAGTTGAAGCCCAAAGGAGCATTGAAAGCAATATCTGCTTTCGTGATTTGAAGCTCTAAATTAAGGATTAAATCGTTGAAGGCAGAGTTG
Proteins encoded in this region:
- a CDS encoding lysylphosphatidylglycerol synthase transmembrane domain-containing protein, which encodes MKKKYQNGFFLFGIVVLVIMVTQLDFAEVWRGLQHAGYWFFAVVVLWAFLYIFNTTSWYIIIKSQTKGDDKRMVPFWYLYKISVSGFALNYATPGGLMGGEPYRIMELSPHIGVERATSSVLLFVMTHIFSHFWFWLLSIPLFILTQHVSVFMAIMLSVGCVFCLTAIWFFFSGYKKGLAVRGMNLLRHIPGVKKWACRYIEENRERLENIDKQVAALHNQDPKTFFSVVFIELLCRVCSALEVFFILLVLFPSVNYLNCILIISFTTLFANMLFFMPLQLGGREGGFLMSVSGLGLTANAGIFVALIVRLRELIWTAIGLLLIKVSKGK
- a CDS encoding PdxA family protein; translated protein: MNNNRKVRVAITHGDTNGIGYELIFKAFEEPTMLELCTPIIYGSPKVATYHRNALRLEATFTIINDISEIQDNRINFIPVFDEEIKVELGVPTEESGNAGLLAIDRALADYRAGGFDVLVTAPIENSEQFHFSGQSRYIEDHLPAEEPTLSMLVSEKLRIALATRNLPLKQVAESISIEGLTENGRLLHHSIRRDFRISNPRIALLALNPKAGDNGLLGSEEQEVIEPAIAALEKEGIQAFGPYAADKFFGGSDWEQFDGVLAMYYEQGLTPFRSLTVEGGVNYLAGLPLVRTAPETPANFSIAGKGVADAMPMRHAIFLAIDIFRHRKEYDEPMGNPLAKLYKERRDDSEKVRFAVPKRKEE
- a CDS encoding DUF4837 family protein — protein: MNVRRLFSLVALVAMLLLTSCKNSMFRPASYGKAYEVVVVGDSDSLLYNVLSAPIVGLPQAEPSFDVVEIASEKLQGDSKMVRNIVVLSINQRQKGVSISSRQNVYAQPQVIVTVAAPSLPKLKAFLEKQGQTLRNYLTKVELHRTQADIAKQPNAKAEATIRKMFGIAMRVPADLTASRVGKDFLWLSNNAPSGMVNICLYSIGKGDFRHQRDSVMRRNILGEQRGMYMRTASIASVTRGRGNSVTVRGLWEMKNDAMGGAFVAYWQPKGNRIVVTEAFVYAPETKKRNLVRRLEAALYTRNKQE
- the rlmN gene encoding 23S rRNA (adenine(2503)-C(2))-methyltransferase RlmN, encoding MEVARKPLMGMNLLELKTVAKELGMPAFTGGQMAKWLYTQHITSIDEMTNLSKANREKLKAAYTIGCKKHIDAQYSKDGTIKYLFPTDDGKFVESVYIPDDDRATLCVSSQVGCKMNCLFCQTGKQGFEGNLSATDILNQIYSLPEREKLTNIVFMGQGEPMDNYDNVLRTTQIMTADYGYAWSPKRITVSSIGVKTKLKRFLEESDCHVAISMHSPIPAERAEIMPGERGMSIADIVELLRNYDFSHQRRLSFEYIVFKGVNDSERHAKEIIKLLKGLDCRINLIRFHTIPNVPLHGVDDKKMEEFRNYLTQHGVFTTIRASRGQDIFAACGLLSTAKKIADERA
- a CDS encoding class I SAM-dependent methyltransferase, whose translation is METKQLSSIPETMLITLWAKATETEEGNGLLHDEIARQIISNIDYDFTKFKHGKLSQIGCCIRANLIDEEARNFLNKHPDAIVIQLGAGLDARYQRMGCPQVTQWFDLDLEEVINIRAHFMPETEKNSYLKMSMFDSQWIEKVKAYHKPVLIIIEGVLMYFKPEQVKSFFQMVCEQLGEATILFDMLAFFALKHSKQHETVKKINGNVQFLWSELNTKIMETWHDKLHVAHEYYMSDYDQGRIPLVLRLLYKLPFFYKRFNQRIVRVEVK
- a CDS encoding NCS2 family permease, translated to MKILEKALGFDPKTMKLRTELIAGVTTFLTMSYILAVNPSILMSTGMSQGALFTATALASAIATLLLAFMAKLPFAQAPSMGLNAFFAYTLCQAMGYSWQNSLAILLIEGIVFILITFFNVREMIFNAIPNNLRYAISAGIGMFIAFIGLKNAGIIVAKEGTFVGLGAFTAPCLLGIFATLLSGILMARKVKGALFWGIIVATIVGIPMGVTMFPDHWLPVSAPQDISPIFCKFDFSGLLNLKTVLVVFSLLIVNIFDTIGTLMGLAEKTGIVREDGSIPRVSEAMMSDAIGTTCGAMLGSSTISTYIESASGIAEGGRSGVTSLVVGGMFLLSLFLSPIFLLIPSAATSGALIMVGVLMLDSVKKINLQDMTEAFPAFITMITMVLCYSIADGICLGILSFAIMKLCTGRWKDLNWTLCILSLLFIINFAFG
- the nudC gene encoding NAD(+) diphosphatase, yielding MKSYWFVFCKTDIVLEKTADGYTIPLSEHCPAPLKAWSQVLDIDLMPDGTDVKAVNIDMPLTDNPSFEMCGLRNSYYKLPQAFYLKAGKCHELLYWNQNTRFCGVCGAPMKLNSGISKRCTNCGKEVWPQVSPAVIVLVHRGDEVLLVRANNFKDNHYGLVAGFVETGETFEEAVHREVMEETGIRIDNLRYFGSQPWPYPSGVMVGYNADYAGGEIHLQWSELCKGSWFRKDNLPTLPEKLSIARMLIDNWLKNTNDNK